A segment of the Knoellia sp. p5-6-4 genome:
TACGCGGGCCAGCCGATGGAGAACGGCCAGCAGGCCAAGGCCTACGCCGACCACTACATCCTGGTCCACATGAACGAGTCGAGCGGTGGCAAGACCTACTCCGAGGTCAGCTCCGCGTTCAACAAGATGAAGGCCGACCCCAACGCCGACCAGGCTGAGGTGGCCAAGCTCGGCGAGCTGCGTCAGTCGCTCTTCATGGGCAGCACCCTCCGCGGCCTCCTGCTCTACGGCTACGCGTTCGACACCATCGGTCGGATCGCCGGCTACGCCGCCATCGGCGCCTTCGTCGGAGCGGGCCTCCTGCTCGTCCTCGGTCTGATGGGTCTGCGGCACGCGGCTCGCGAGCCCGAGATCCAGTACATCGAGACCCCGACCCGCGGACAGGCCGTCACCGCCTGACGCACCACGGCTTCCCCCGCGACGGGCCCTGGGACCACCTCCCGGGGCCCGTGTCGTATGCCGTGGGGGCGGAGCTCAGTCCCGGGTCGCCCTCAGGGTGGGCTTCTTCTCCAGGTTGGCCAGGCCGTTCCAGGCGAGGTTCACCAGGTGGGCGGCGACGTCGGCCTTCTTCATCTTGGGGGAGTCGAGCCACCACTGGCCGGTCAGGGCCACCATGCCCACCAGCATCTGGGCGTACAGCGGAGCGGCCTTCGGGTCGAGCTTCCGGCTCTTGAACTCGGCGGCGAGGATGTGCTCGACCTGGGAGGCTATCTCGGAGATCAGGGTGGCGAACGACCCGGTGGACTGCCCTGCGGGGCTGTCGCGCACGAGGATGCGGAAGCCGTCCTTGGAGCTCTCGATGTAGTCGAGCAGGGCGAGCGCGGCGCGCTCGAGGGTCGTGCGGCTGCCCTCGTCGGCCGTGAGGGCACCGGTGATGCCGCCGAGCAGGGCCGCGATCTCGCGGTCGACGACGACGGCATACAGGCCCTCCTTGCCGCCGAAGTGCTCGTAGACAACCGGTTTGGAGACGCTCGCCTTGGAGGCGATCTCCTCGACGGTAGTGCCCTCGAATCCCTTGGCGGCGAACAGCCTCCGGCCCACGTCGATCAGCTGCTCGCGCCGCTGCTTGCCCGTCATGCGGGCGCGCACCGTGGCGATGGCCTCGTTCTCGCGCTGGTCAGTCACACGCGCCATCATGCCTGTTGCGTGGTCGCGGACCGTGGAGCGGGCCGGGAGCGCCGTTCCGTGGTGCGGGGCCGGGTTGGCTACCCTGTGCGCAGTCCTGCTATCAGGACGTTCCCCGGTTGGTCTGCTGGCAGGGCCCGCCTGACTTTGAATCAGGACAAGCGACGTAGGTTCGATTCCTACCCGGGGAGCCAGACCCGCAGGTCAGCGGCTTGGGCCTTCGGCGGCAGGCTTCTCATCGGGCCGATTTGCTAACGGGTTTGCTAACACCAGCTGGTCGGAGTCGACCACGGCGCCGAAGATCTGGGCCACCTCGACCGCCTGGTCGCGCAGGACGTGGGCGTAGACCCGCAGGGTGATGGCCGGGTCGGCGTGGCCCAGCCGCGCCGCCACCACATGCACTGGGACGCCGGCCTTGAGCAGCAGGGTGGCGTGCACGTGGCGCAGGTCGTGCAGCCGCATCGGCGGCAGGACGGGCTTGTCGTGGCCGGCGTTGATCGCCGCGACGGTGCGGCGCATGAGCGAGCCGGCCACGTCGGGGAAGAGCGGTGAGCAGAGCTGCGTCATCGCGCAGTTCACTGTCCTGGTGGGGTCGTTCACTGCGCTCAGGCTCCTCGGTCAGGTGCCAGCCCTCGGTGCATTGCGTCATCCGCAGCCGGCGAGCCCGGGCGGCGCAGGGAGGCACTTGGAGTCCAGTGTCGAGCCGCAGTCGAGCACCGCTGGCAGAGCGGGGTATGACCCTCACCGAGTTGGCTGAACGTGTGGGGGTGTCGATCGTGAACCTCTCCATTCTGAAGAACAATCGCGCAAAAGCTGTCCGCTTCTCGACTCTGACGGCCATCTGCGACGTACTCGGATGCGACGTCGGAGACGTGCTCCGAATGGAGCCCAACTAACCCCGGCTTAATCAGCTCGCGTATCCGGGTCGTCCGGTTGCCACTCGGGTCGGTAGCGGGGGTGGTCGCTGTAGACGGCTGCCGCGATCCGTAGTGACTGGCACGGATAGGCTCCCTGCACGTCACGCACACCGTGGTCGGCCCGCCCGGGTCCTACGAAAGGTCGTCGTCATGGCAGAACAACATCTCTCGCTTCAAGGCGACCTCCGAGAGCGTTCTCCTGCCTGTCGCGCTGACGCGGCCATCCGCCGTGACAGCGACGCGAGAGTCCTCCAAGGTCGTCCTCGCCATGCCTTCGCGGGCCAGGCGCTCGTCATCTCAATCCGGGACTCGAGAAACATCTGGATGCTCATGACGGCATGCTGCCGCACAGTCACCGCGTGAACCATTGAGCCGTTCCCGGCAGCCTCCCCATACATCGGCAGAGCGACCCGCAGGCAGTTCGGGACGTTTGCCTAGGGCTGGGCGCGACGACGGATCCGCCACCACCTGACGAGGGCGAAGCACACCCAGTATCCAAAGGCAACCACCAAGGTGAGCACTGGCGGGCCAGGCAGCCCCGTCAGCGGGCGGATGCGTGTCAGGGGTGAGCCAAGCTCCACGGCTGCCCATGTGGCGCCGGCGACACTGACGATCCATCCGGTCAGTGCCAGCGACACCACCACCCGGGACGGCTTGGCAAGTGCCCTTTCGAGGGCACTACTCATGAAGTGCCCTCGCTAGCCGCCCGTTCCACGCGGAGGAACTTACCCCCGATTCTTACTCGATGCGGCAGATCCGGATGGCCTACTCGATGTAGCCAGTGCTGGGATCGACTCGGCTCAGGAACTGGCGAATCGCTTCCTCAAGCTGCAGCTCAGTCTGGTGCTCACCGCTGCAGGTTGACGTCGCGAAGCCGTAATCCGCGTTCGGGCCCGTGGCCCATCGAAGCTCGTAGACGCCAGGGTCGCCGACGCGCTCATTGACATCGAAGCGCTCACCGTCGACCACCATCCGCTTCACGACATGAGGCTACCTATCCGGGGCAGGTCCGGATGTTCTCGGCCGTGGCTCTTCACACGCGGCTTTGTGCGACCCTGACCGCCGTGCATGAACGTGAGATCGATGGTCGGGCCCTCTTGGAGGCGGCATTTGTCTTCCTAGGAGGCATCTTCCTGACCGGCGACGTACTCGACGGAGTAGGACCGGCGTCCGGCTTCGCACTGGTCATGGAGTGGGCAAAGGTGGTTCTTGGTCCGTTGCTACTGGCGGTCGGGGCATGGCAGTTGCTGCGGCTGTATCGCCGGCGGAGGCGGCCGCCCGAAGGCCACGGAGAGCGGTAGGGGTCCTTCCTCCTCGCGGCAGATGAGTGCCTTTACGGGAGCCGCCGGTGGACACGGCAGGAGCGCTCACGAGCCGCTTGCTGCCTCCCGGGACGAGGAGCACGGCGCCGCCGCCCTGCAGCGGACCACGGTGAAGGAGATCGCCCAAAAGGCCCGCAGCGGCCTGACGATGAGCAAGGCGGCCGATACCGACCAGAGCCAATCGTGCGCATCGGGGCAGGGCGGGTAGCGTGTCGGTTAGGAGGTGCGCGGAATGCACCGCTACATCGACGAGTTGCGTCTGCTGCAGGCGATCCGGCTGGCGGTGCTTGCCACCGATGCGGCGGGGACCATCACCTTCGTCAACCGGGCCGCGACCGAGGTCTTCGCCACCGTCGACGCCGAGCTGGTCGGTCACCAGGTGCACGACCTGATCGCGCCCGGCGCCAGTGACGGTCCGCTGGACCTCGACGCGGTGATCGCGGGTGATACCTGGCGAGGCGACCTGACCCTGCGGCGCCCTCGCGGTGACACCTTCGTCGCCGCCGTGTCCGGCACACCGGTCCGCGACCCAACCGGCCAGATCACCGGGATCGTAGTGGTCGCGGAGGACATGAGCGAGATCC
Coding sequences within it:
- a CDS encoding TetR/AcrR family transcriptional regulator → MTGKQRREQLIDVGRRLFAAKGFEGTTVEEIASKASVSKPVVYEHFGGKEGLYAVVVDREIAALLGGITGALTADEGSRTTLERAALALLDYIESSKDGFRILVRDSPAGQSTGSFATLISEIASQVEHILAAEFKSRKLDPKAAPLYAQMLVGMVALTGQWWLDSPKMKKADVAAHLVNLAWNGLANLEKKPTLRATRD
- a CDS encoding tyrosine-type recombinase/integrase: MNDPTRTVNCAMTQLCSPLFPDVAGSLMRRTVAAINAGHDKPVLPPMRLHDLRHVHATLLLKAGVPVHVVAARLGHADPAITLRVYAHVLRDQAVEVAQIFGAVVDSDQLVLANPLANRPDEKPAAEGPSR
- a CDS encoding helix-turn-helix domain-containing protein, translating into MSSRSRAPLAERGMTLTELAERVGVSIVNLSILKNNRAKAVRFSTLTAICDVLGCDVGDVLRMEPN
- a CDS encoding PAS domain-containing protein; amino-acid sequence: MHRYIDELRLLQAIRLAVLATDAAGTITFVNRAATEVFATVDAELVGHQVHDLIAPGASDGPLDLDAVIAGDTWRGDLTLRRPRGDTFVAAVSGTPVRDPTGQITGIVVVAEDMSEI